The following coding sequences lie in one Arachis ipaensis cultivar K30076 chromosome B05, Araip1.1, whole genome shotgun sequence genomic window:
- the LOC107642657 gene encoding transcription factor bHLH18: MEELNASATNWLSDLDIDDYELFSECNLKKFLDEDEENQFDEMVMSAVLGEEEEEEEERPTKQLRTCSSSSITNYVSSNSSSSSSPTSQILSFENSYNPSSQFYGFEFDATPNDKVSPQPQVGNNNDKNKVEQTRKPQSQGSKRHAAHSHDHIMAERKRREKLSQSLIALAALIPGLKKMDKASVLGDAIKYVKELQGRLKVLEEENKREVESVVIVKNPRFITSSSDDDSSSCDDDTLEADGEAAVAHVEARVAAAEKEVLLRIHCKKQKGIYVKLLSEIQSLHLYVVHSSVLPFGDSVLDITIVAQMGTEYKLSIRDLVRNLRVATLKTMSSS; encoded by the exons ATGGAGGAATTAAACGCATCGGCAACCAACTGGTTATCTGATCTG GATATAGATGATTACGAATTGTTTTCAGAGTGCAATTTGAAGAAGTTTCTGGATGAGGATGAAGAGAATCAGTTTGATGAGATGGTGATGAGTGCAGTGCTgggggaggaggaggaagaggaggaggagaggcCAACTAAGCAACTGAGAACTTGCTCATcatcaagcatcactaattacgtctcatctaattcttcttcttcttcttctcccaccTCCCAGATTCTCTCTTTTGAAAACTCTTACAACCCATCCTCCCAGTTTTATGGCTTTGAATTTGATGCAACTCCTAATGATAAGGTTTCACCGCAACCACAAGTTGGTAATAACAATGATAAGAACAAGGTGGAACAAACAAGGAAACCTCAAAGCCAAGGGAGTAAAAGACACGCGGCTCACTCTCACGATCACATCATGGCTGAGAGAAAGCGAAGGGAGAAGCTCAGCCAAAGCTTGATCGCCCTTGCAGCTCTTATTCCAGGCTTAAAAAag ATGGATAAGGCTTCGGTACTGGGAGATGCAATCAAGTACGTGAAAGAGCTTCAGGGACGATTGAAGGTTCTAGAAGAAGAGAACAAGAGAGAGGTGGAGTCTGTGGTGATTGTGAAGAATCCACGCTTCATCACGAGCAGTAGCGACGATGACTCCTCTTCGTGTGATGATGACACCTTGGAAGCAGACGGCGAAGCAGCAGTGGCACACGTGGAAGCAAGAGTGGCGGCGGCCGAGAAGGAGGTGCTGCTCCGGATCCATTGCAAGAAACAGAAGGGCATTTACGTCAAATTACTGTCGGAGATACAAAGCCTTCACCTGTATGTGGTCCATAGCAGTGTGCTACCGTTCGGGGATTCGGTTCTCGACATAACCATCGTCGCTCAG ATGGGCACAGAGTACAAGTTGAGCATAAGAGATCTTGTGAGGAATCTACGCGTGGCTACACTGAAAACGATGTCGTCGTCATAG
- the LOC107642659 gene encoding transcription factor NAI1 has translation MISTEESWTTWLCDLEEEDYSFINGIIADPNNYSNSQMSNNDNERPSKLLKSTTPTPTRRRRTGSAGTGRSPQHAHDHIIAERMRREKISQQFIALSALIPGLKKMDKATVLGDAIKYVKQLQEQVKVLETESKRKSAESVVYVEKSEVCGEEDVSDTWSNSGGDGNSSYEVSKAVSRSVLPEVEARVSEKNVLIRIHCEKHKGVLMHILKLIDKLHLSVLNTTSLPFGTSIVDITVTAEMDDKFSLSAKELARNIRVGLLQSM, from the exons ATGATTTCCACCGAGGAATCATGGACTACTTGGCTTTGTGATTTG GAAGAAGAGgactacagtttcatcaatggcATAATAGCAGACCCTAATAATTACTCAAACTCACAGATGAGTAACAATGATAATGAGAGGCCATCCAAGCTTCTCAAGAGCACCACCCCAACCCCAACAAGACGCAGAAGAACTGGCTCAGCTGGCACTGGCAGATCCCCCCAACACGCCCATGATCACATCATTGCCgaaagaatgagaagggaaaagATTAGCCAACAGTTCATAGCACTTTCTGCCCTTATTCCAGGCCTCAAAAAG ATGGACAAGGCGACGGTGTTAGGCGACGCTATCAAGTACGTGAAGCAGCTACAAGAGCAAGTGAAGGTTCTAGAAACTGAAAGCAAAAGGAAAAGCGCGGAGTCTGTTGTGTATGTTGAGAAATCTGAGGTGTGCGGAGAGGAAGATGTGTCAGACACTTGGTCAAATTCAGGGGGGGATGGAAACTCATCGTACGAAGTCTCAAAAGCAGTGAGTAGGTCGGTGCTGCCTGAAGTGGAGGCAAGAGTGTCTGAGAAGAACGTCCTCATTCGGATCCACTGCGAGAAACACAAAGGAGTGTTGATGCACATTCTCAAGCTCATTGACAAACTCCATCTCTCTGTTCTTAACACCACTTCCTTGCCTTTTGGAACCTCCATCGTCGACATAACCGTCACTGCCGAG ATGGATGACAAGTTCAGCTTAAGCGCGAAGGAGCTTGCTAGAAACATAAGGGTGGGACTGTTGCAATCGATGTAG
- the LOC107642660 gene encoding transcription factor NAI1: MMEIASSNYLAEFGMEEYSSSFQEYPMMMNSFEEMLDKFEMDMQSMSSASPECYSNSETKPPPHQLQTPLNTITTTTTTAAMPSRSASPSPPKLISFEAPSLPNSSNIKNPNLMMDDHIPFSAFFNYDNPPHKVLPATARNPVQAQEHVIAERKRREKLSQRFVALSAMVPGLKKMDKASILGDAIKYVKQLQERVQFLEEEKARKKSMVESGVAVKRCFVFVDDEDNNENEISAAAALLDGNCNTLPEIKARVSGKDVLIRIHCHKQECKNSSRGAREAAILSVLEKHNLTVHTTTSLPFGNDTLDITILAQMNKEYSIRTKDLVGSLRVALTQFS, from the exons ATGATGGAAATTGCATCCAGCAACTACTTGGCTGAATTT GGAATGGAAGAATATTCTAGCAGCTTCCAGGAATACCCGATGATGATGAATTCATTTGAAGAAATGCTTGATAAGTTTGAGATGGACATGCAATCTATGTCATCAGCCTCCCCAGAGTGTTATTCCAACTCTGAAACCAAACCACCACCACATCAACTTCAAACCCCTTTAAACAccattactactactactactactgctGCCATGCCTTCTAGATCCGCGTCTCCATCACCACCCAAACTGATCTCCTTTGAGGCACCGTCTCTTCCTAATTCTTCCAACATTAAGAACCCTAATCTGATGATGGACGACCACATTCCCTTCTCTGCTTTCTTCAACTATGATAATCCACCGCATAAGGTCCTTCCCGCCACAGCTAGGAATCCAGTCCAAGCTCAGGAGCATGTAATCGCCGAAAGAAAACGCCGGGAAAAGCTCAGCCAGAGGTTCGTCGCTCTTTCCGCCATGGTCCCTGGCCTCAAGAAG ATGGACAAGGCTTCAATATTGGGAGATGCCATAAAATATGTGAAGCAACTACAGGAACGAGTGCAGTTTTTGGAGGAGGAGAAGGCTAGAAAGAAAAGTATGGTTGAATCAGGGGTGGCAGTAAAGAGATGTTTCGTGTTTGTTGACGATGAAGATAATAATGAGAACGAAATTTCAGCAGCAGCAGCATTATTGGATGGAAATTGTAATACACTTCCGGAAATCAAAGCAAGAGTTAGTGGTAAAGACGTACTCATCAGAATCCACTGCCATAAACAAGAGTGCAAGAACAGTAGTAGGGGTGCTCGTGAGGCTGCAATACTCTCCGTATTAGAGAAGCATAATCTCACTGTTCACACAACCACCTCTTTGCCCTTCGGCAATGACACTCTCGATATCACTATTCTCGCTCAG ATGAACAAGGAATACTCCATTAGGACAAAGGATCTAGTAGGAAGCCTACGGGTGGCTTTGACACAATTCAGTTGA